The window ATGAGCATCTCTTTGAATCCCAAAAAGGAATTCGAGAGAAAATGGTGACACAATCTGGAAAAAACAATGTGAGGTCAAAGATGTGAGATGACGCATAATAAGGGTTTTTCAGATAACTGACAGAATGAATTTTCAAATATGGATTCGGATATCAAAATTCCCATCAATGTAATTTTATAAACATCAAGTATCAAGAAGTTATAAAACCAATAAATGATTTacctataataaaaaattaaaaacccatgACCATATTAAAAAGAAATAACAAACAATAACTAAGTGTCTACAAACGGAATGATTCAGTGTTGAACCACTAAGATGTATGAATGATTAAGTGATGTTTGGTAAAGTTTCTGCCCGGATATGTTGAATGAGCAAAATTACCATTTTAGCCTTCCAACAAAAACAACTTTGGAACTATAATTTAattcacattttttttttgttaaattgctATGTAGGAAGACAAATGAATAGTTTATAGAGGCTTAAACACGTCCTGAATGCTTAAGGATTCAGAGGCTGCCTTTATATGAAACGATTCAGATACCATTAAGAGGTTTACCAAAAATCCCTTTAACTCACGAACCATAAATTCTATCGGAAATTTCGGAATTGAAGCAAACAAACCTATACGTATTAATCAATTAACAGCAACCATGTTCCTTAGTTTTAGTTAATTGCTATCCACAATAGTATAGCACCAAAATTGCAAGTTTTACTTTTCATTCCTAATTGTCGACTCAAATATTAAATCACAAACTGAGGGAAATCTTAGTAATGATAATATTTTTCCTTAATAAGTAATAAGAGTATCCATTTCTTGAAGAATGAATCCCAAGTTCCAATGCATATATTATACTTCCTCTACACTCTTGTGAGTTGTGAGAACATGGACTCATGGGTGTCGTGTCTCTAGCACATAAGATATCAAAGATCTTGTCAAAGTTATGCATATTCACTATTTAATCAGCTTCCTCAACTTCAATACTTCAAACTCCAAAGATTTGATCTGTGCATGCGCCATTAATTGAATATTCCTGAGAAAGAGAGAATCTAATTAACATGGTGCTGAAAGTATATGGTCATAGAATTTCTGAACCATCTCGTGCAGTTCTCATCTTCTGCAAGTAATCAATTTATCTTCTATCCTCATCTTTTCTGCTAATTACTGTTTGTAAATGCTCTTTCTATCATCTTCAATTCCTCGATAGTTTAGTAAATACCAGCCATTTCGTTCTTGAATTGTGATTGACCACAAGTATTGAAGTGACCCATTTTAAGATGAGTCAAACATGTTGGGTTGTATTTCTAGACTAGTTTCTTATTTCATTAGTTTGACTGACATTCTACTAGACTAAAAACCCTTTTTTTGGTATTTATTTGCGCAAATtgaattagtttttttttctttaacttcTGTTTGAAAGCTATACGTTCTATAATACTTTTGATTTGCATCGTTAGTTAATTTCAGTAATTTGTTTTATGTTTACTTGTGTATCTGTAAATAAATATATGTTGGTTTGCGTGGGGTTTATTAACTGTTGAATAGATTCTTTATCCAATAATCTTCTTGTTGACCTTTTTGATGTTATTTGAAGGATAAACATGATAGATTTTGAGGAAATTCACGTGGAGGTCTTGAAAGGCCAGCAATTCTCCCAAGAATATGGAGGTTTGTTAATTTGACAACTTTTGCATTCATTAACATAAGTAGTTTGTATCAAGATAAGTGATTTAAGAACCTGACAAATCGATCTtgttttatgtagcaataactcCCATCCGCCAAATTCCAGCAATAGTTGATGGACATTTGAAGTTGATTGAAAGGTTCTTTTTGCATCTCCTCATGATATATATATTCAACTCCTcaatatctatctatctatctatctatctatctattgaTTCGTTTGTTTTATGTTTTGATTTGTAGTCATGCGATCCTTATCTACTTAAGTTGTTCATTTCCTGGAGTGGCTAGCCACTGGTGAGTATGTTTTCTTCTTAAACTTCACTTAGCTCCATGAATAAATATATAAGCTTATTTCATGAACAGGTATCCTGGTGATCCACAAAAAAGAGCTAAGATCCATTCCATTTTAGATTGGCATCATTCTCATTTACGTCGTGGTGCAGGTGATACATAGTCTTTTCATAATATTATTGCAAATTGTTGGCAAAAGATAAGATTTTAAATCATAATTTGGTTTTCAGCTGGACTTGTATACACCACTATCTTGGCACCACTAAATGGCCTTCGTTCATTCCTTCAGATAGTCATTCAAGCTGAAGAGATACTCCTGAAATCTTTGTCCGAATTAGAAAATGTTTGGTTAAAAGATGGAACGTTTTTGGGTGGAATCTCCCAACCATCAATTGCAGATCTCAGTTTAGCGTGTGAAGTCATGCAACTTGaggtaatattataatttaaactCTACAGCATGTTACAAAAAGCTTCAGTTGTGTTCTGTTAATTGTAACTAAATAGTTTTTGTGCATAGCTTTTGAATGAGGAGGATTACCATCAGATATTAAGCCCTTACAAGAAAGTAAAAAAGTGGATTAAAGACGTAAGAAGTGCGACTGCACCTTATTTTGATGAAATTCATGAGTATCTTTTTGAATCCCAAAAAGGAATTCGTGATCAAATGGCAACACAATCAGGGAAAAAGAAAGTGAGGCCGAAAATGTGACACCACTTAACCTTGTTCATTTAATGAAATTTCTCAAAATTATGTAACCATCATTAGATGTTAATTAGCTAGGTtatacacaaacacacacaaatgCTTTAGCTACATGGTAGAGTTGTGTTTTACATCGAGTATACTCACTTTTTTTCCCACACACATAATTCGGTAGATCGTTCTTTATCAAATGGATTGATGTAATAGTTGGTAACAACAGGTCAAAGTCCGTCGGTCAAACCATCGTAAACACCTCTGTAAAATGGACCTATTGTgtagtatttcttgttttttttAGTGCATTGAAGTCATTATATACTTAAAATTGCATAACAAATACCTTGAAATTTCTTAAGTTTGCCAGTCATTAACTATTGGAAAACAATTCACAAAATGAGTATTAATGAACGCCCTAAATACAAAAAttttgtattaatcatatttgaGAGCTATTGATAAGTTATTTGAATAGCTTATGCTCACCTGATTCTGTAGTTATAAAAAACATCCAAAAGggagatcgtatgaagaagttatacaTCTTTCAAATTATTAAATTAGTATTTATCTGATTTTTATACGAACTTTGCATTGCTTCGTTTGAAATAACTACGAACCTTTGTAAATTGTTTTGATCAGGTTTTTGAACTAATATTGTGGTCTattatttgatttcatttttatgGCATTTTTAATCTCGAGAAAAAACCGAATTTGTAAAATCTATCGAATCGGAATCAAAAAATCGCGATACTTTAAATGTTATTTCCCAAAGTTTCGAATATCGGAATTGAATTCCGTTTGCATTTTTGGAACCCAACACGACCAGGAAAATAAGcagaaaattttagaaaaaaaattacatgTCAAAATTCATTAACACGAGAATCGAAAAACGGGATTACAAAGCAAAAGTACATTGCACATGTTTATAACCCaaaatacttaccaaaaagtCAATGATTACTTTTTGATTTTCCAGCCATACTTCATTGAGATTTGAGAAGGAGACatgtactctctctctctctctctctctctctctctctctctctctctctctctctctctctctctctctctctctctctctctctctctctctctctctctctctctctctctctctctctctctctctctctctctctctctctctctctctctctctctctctctctctcatctctctctctctctctctctctctctctctctctcttttttcttCTTAATTTCGGTAAGACACCTCCCACTAGAGGTGATGTTTTCATCACTATGAGGACAACAACCCTCCACCTTCCCCTTTCTACTCTTGATCACCACACCAAAAAACACCCCCACGGAATGTAAATTTTATGAAtgtaattatttaaaagtatgggtaaaataatttattagttGTCGGTAGTATTAGAATGTGATGTAACATTAACACGTTAGTTCTTCCATAGTCCAGGGGGCTAAACTTTAAAATGCATCATTCAGGTATAATCctatcataatttttattatggttttcatatttggGGGAAATACATGGGTATTTATTGATCTTTTAATGATTTTCAAATTTCATACGTTAAAATGCATCATAAAATTTTAATCTTTGTTGTATGCATGCACAAATATGTTAAGAAAGTGTGAAAAGACATTAAACTTATAAACCAAAGTTGTTATTCAACATAATTATGTACAAAAAGAAAATACATTTCCTAAATTGATTGAAAAACAAAGTTTGAACACTTACATGATAATTAGCTATAGAATACCAAAAATCAACAATTAATTATGAAGttatgtaaaaatgagtttaaaacgtttttattatattttataaatattataaaaatataaatcatttttaCTAAATTATGAAACTTGtcaaatatcataacataattGATTTCCGGATTTTAAGAATCGTTATCTATGAAATTATGTATTGTATCAATTATGTAACTTATTATATAAATTTTTGGTTTCACGTTGGTTGAAACctaaaaaaatgttataaaagcAGTCGTTATGCTGCCCAGATTTTGTCACAACAGACAATACAATTTAGAAATACGTTAAGTTTTACGAATCTCAAATACTAAAAGATttcaatcaaaatcatttatgaaCATCAAAGAATTATAGGTGCTCAAAGAAATTCTAATGGAAAGTGTAAGATTAGGATGTCTAGACATATTGTTAGGATCCAACACACACAAGTTTCTTGTATGAGCTATGTTCGCTTATAAAAGCCATAGGAGCTAGGTTCATTTCCTAAGCTATATGGGCTATGTTTATCACTACACTAAGACTCTATATCTTAGTAAAAACCCTCTCTGCATTATAACCATTAATTCGGTTGGAATGTGGAACACAATGTATAAGATCGGTGgtatatattgtgacaacccgaaacttttagtCTGTAAAGATTGGTAAATTCTATCAATATTAAACTCGATTATGT of the Lactuca sativa cultivar Salinas chromosome 6, Lsat_Salinas_v11, whole genome shotgun sequence genome contains:
- the LOC111900396 gene encoding glutathione S-transferase T1 isoform X2, which encodes MVLKVYGHRISEPSRAVLIFCKINMIDFEEIHVEVLKGQQFSQEYGAITPIRQIPAIVDGHLKLIESHAILIYLSCSFPGVASHWYPGDPQKRAKIHSILDWHHSHLRRGAAGLVYTTILAPLNGLRSFLQIVIQAEEILLKSLSELENVWLKDGTFLGGISQPSIADLSLACEVMQLELLNEEDYHQILSPYKKVKKWIKDVRSATAPYFDEIHEYLFESQKGIRDQMATQSGKKKVRPKM
- the LOC111900396 gene encoding glutathione S-transferase T1 isoform X3, producing MIDFEEIHVEVLKGQQFSQEYGAITPIRQIPAIVDGHLKLIESHAILIYLSCSFPGVASHWYPGDPQKRAKIHSILDWHHSHLRRGAAGLVYTTILAPLNGLRSFLQIVIQAEEILLKSLSELENVWLKDGTFLGGISQPSIADLSLACEVMQLELLNEEDYHQILSPYKKVKKWIKDVRSATAPYFDEIHEYLFESQKGIRDQMATQSGKKKVRPKM